In the genome of Ignavibacteriota bacterium, the window TCTGTTCTCACTCATAAGATTATTGTCTGCATCGTATTGACGCTCAGCCCAAACTCCAGAATTAGTACCAATGAACATTATCACTAATCCAAACATGAATGTTCTCATTGATACAAATATAATATGTTGCATGTCTACTCCTTTTTGTCTTGTAAAGTGTATTGTAATATTTATTTCTGAAACTCATTTCCTCAGCCTTGCGAAGCATTTCTTACTACCGTAGAGAGAACTTTGCTTCTGTCTATTTCAGCAAATGAAAACCCAAATTCACTTGCTCAAAATGTCTATCGCCGGAGAATACATTTGTAATTTTTTCTTCCTGCATAATAACGAACGATGTAAAATCTACAAACGAAATATCTGGCTTATCGTAATAGTGTTGTAATAGTTGAAACGCTTTCATCCCAATATCGTGGTCGGCAGGAATAACCTTGTGTCTCCCTGACTCTACTTCCTCAGGCAACATCGTCATCCTATAGATGTGCCATAGATATAATGGTCATGTTCCTCAGCGCCATCAGTAACATCGCTTATCCCAATACCAACAAGACGTTCAAGACTTCAAAGATTCCTTTTCTTGCTCTCCGAATATTTCCGGTCAAGCAACGATTGAATAAATGAGAGAACCTTTTCTTGCTCACGTTCATCTAATGTGGCAAACTGTGTTTCAATTGTGTGGTAAATATTTTGTTGTTCCATCGTCTGTCCAGAATGTGTTATTTTCGTTTGCGCAATTGTACGAATTCAACTTGTTAAATCCAATAATTATCGGCGTAACGCCTCAATTTGCATCGGGCTGGTATTCCCCACGGGACTTAGACCTGCGCATCAACCTCCACCAACAAGCAAAGTCAACGACTCGTAGAGCACTAAAGAATGGTAGTGAAAGAAAATTGTATCAGGTGTTTCTCAATAAATTGAGTTTGTAAACATGGTGTAGCTCCTTTAAGTGTGTTAGTAAAAATGTTCGTGCATCAACTTCTTTCAATCAATGTTGCGTCCGGCTTAATACTTGTGCATGGTGTTATTGTTTTTTGGGATGCTCTTTCGGCTCACGGGAAATAAACAACGTGATAATTCCGATAACGACCAAAATAGTAGCACCAATATCGAGACTGGTCATTTTTTATTCTCCTTTCTTATATTTTTCTGATTTTTCGATATACACAACTCAATAAAACTATTAGAAATAATTCTGTAGTTGGTAAGGTGAGAATGGGTCGAAAAGGCTTTTCGACCTACATGCTTACTCTCTCCAAATAAACTCAAACAACAAATACGAAACGGTTGTAATGACGATGCTGTATGCGATAAGAACCTGAAACTCGCTCAGTGCATCGGTAAATGTTGCTCCTTCGACGGAGAGTTTGGTTGCGTTAATGAGGGTTAAGAGAAGTGGTAATAAAATCGGAAAAGAAAGCACGGGATAGAGAGTCCCTTTCGAGCCGGCTTTGGAAATAATTGCCGCAATAATCGTTGAGGCGGCGGCTAATCCGTACGTCCCGAAAATGATTGTCGGAAGAAATATCTCGAAATTCTTAATCACGAAATTGGAAATGACAAGCGAGTACAACACAACGCTGACGAGATTCAACATCGCAAGCAAAACAAGATTGAATAATAACTTGCCAGCAAAGATTGTCATTGGAGTTGCGATGAGTTGAAGCGTCATTACCGTTCCCCGTTCTTCTTCGCTGACGAACGTTCGGGAAAGTCCTGCCATCGAAGAGAAGAAAATAATCACCCAGAGAATTCCCGAAAGTATGTCGGTGTTGACCGTTTCATTACCGATTGCAAAGATGATGATGGAAATTGTTGTTACGACAAACATCAGCAACGCGTTCAGCGCGTAGCGTGTTCGGACTTCCGATTTGAAATCCTTTAAGAAAACAGTAAATGCAGAACGAAGGGACGAACTCATTTGCTGTTTCCTGCTTTCGTTTTGAATTCATCCAGATTCAAAACAGAGTCTCCCCATTTGATTTCATCCGGTTCGTTTGTTGC includes:
- a CDS encoding heme exporter protein CcmB yields the protein MSSSLRSAFTVFLKDFKSEVRTRYALNALLMFVVTTISIIIFAIGNETVNTDILSGILWVIIFFSSMAGLSRTFVSEEERGTVMTLQLIATPMTIFAGKLLFNLVLLAMLNLVSVVLYSLVISNFVIKNFEIFLPTIIFGTYGLAAASTIIAAIISKAGSKGTLYPVLSFPILLPLLLTLINATKLSVEGATFTDALSEFQVLIAYSIVITTVSYLLFEFIWRE